Proteins from a single region of Megalopta genalis isolate 19385.01 chromosome 3, iyMegGena1_principal, whole genome shotgun sequence:
- the LOC143259084 gene encoding uncharacterized protein LOC143259084 isoform X4, giving the protein MYIRPRTLTTKEPGNSNHASDVNYTLEMSRRLLKAVGLWTLIYHRHSMADKAFCIVILTACISILGFTILPSLHSVMFTKNTTEYIVKVLGPISMTLFCTVQYMYLIVKAKPLGRCVQHLEKDWEMVTCPNHRSIMLKYSSISRKLIVVSVVFLYSGGISYHTVKQLITKDTSSINITGRSFVYPPIKFINPQASPNYEIIFFVHCLSGMMQYTITLAVYSLAAIFVTHICGQIQIQISRLNELIEGNHEKRVFYNRIGTIVREHAEVLRFSKDVEEALRELNLVEIAESAVIMCILEFYCMMEWRRNDMIALLTYFTLLISFTFNIMIFCYVGELLTEQVVRTSLIYLNLLRTVTV; this is encoded by the exons ATGTACATTCGACCGCGTACCTTGACGACGAAAGAACCAGGTAACAGCAATCATGCGAGTGATGTGAATTATACGCTGGAGATGAGCCGACGGTTGTTGAAGGCGGTCGGCTTATGGACTCTGATCTACCATCGTCACTCCATGGCGGACAAAGCTTTTTGCATCGTGATCCTGACGGCTTGCATCTCCATTCTGGGTTTTACTATCCTGCCGTCGCTACACAGTGTCATGTTCACGAAGAACACCACGGAATACATAGTGAAGGTGCTGGGTCCGATCAGCATGACTTTATTCTGCACAGTCCAGTACATGTACCTGATCGTAAAAGCAAAACCCTTGGGCCGCTGCGTCCAACACCTTGAAAAGGATTGGGAGATGGTAACGTGCCCGAATCATCGATCCATCATGCTGAAGTATTCGTCGATCAGCAGAAAGCTGATCGTTGTGAGCGTTGTATTTCTCTACTCCGGAGGCATATCATATCACACAGTGAAGCAGTTGATTACGAAGGACACAAGCAGCATAAACATCACCGGGAGATCGTTTGTCTATCCACCCATCAAATTCATCAACCCTCAAGCCAGCCCtaattatgaaattatatttttcgtTCACTGCCTGTCTGGCATGATGCAATACACCATCACGTTGGCTGTATATAGCCTGGCGGCGATCTTTGTGACACACATCTGCGgtcagatacagatacagatatcCCGATTGAATGAACTGATCGAGGGCAACCACGAGAAGAGAGTCTTTTATAACCGTATAGGCACCATCGTTCGGGAGCATGCTGAAGTGTTGAG ATTTTCTAAAGATGTCGAGGAAGCCTTGCGCGAGCTGAACTTGGTAGAGATCGCGGAATCGGCTGTGATTATGTGTATTCTTGAATTCTATTGTATGATGGAATGGCGAAGAAATGATATGATTGCGTTACTCACGTATTTCACGCTGTTAATTTCTTTCACTTTCAATATTATGATATTTTGTTACGTAGGTGAACTACTAACGGAACAG GTAGTGAGGACATCattaatttatttgaatctgcTTCGAACCGTCACCGTTTG A
- the LOC143259084 gene encoding odorant receptor 4-like isoform X2, whose amino-acid sequence MYIRPRTLTTKEPGNSNHASDVNYTLEMSRRLLKAVGLWTLIYHRHSMADKAFCIVILTACISILGFTILPSLHSVMFTKNTTEYIVKVLGPISMTLFCTVQYMYLIVKAKPLGRCVQHLEKDWEMVTCPNHRSIMLKYSSISRKLIVVSVVFLYSGGISYHTVKQLITKDTSSINITGRSFVYPPIKFINPQASPNYEIIFFVHCLSGMMQYTITLAVYSLAAIFVTHICGQIQIQISRLNELIEGNHEKRVFYNRIGTIVREHAEVLRFSKDVEEALRELNLVEIAESAVIMCILEFYCMMEWRRNDMIALLTYFTLLISFTFNIMIFCYVGELLTEQCSQIGSASYDIEWYNLPPRRAYNLILVNAVSLEPPKLTAGNVIDLSINTFGSVVRTSLIYLNLLRTVTV is encoded by the exons ATGTACATTCGACCGCGTACCTTGACGACGAAAGAACCAGGTAACAGCAATCATGCGAGTGATGTGAATTATACGCTGGAGATGAGCCGACGGTTGTTGAAGGCGGTCGGCTTATGGACTCTGATCTACCATCGTCACTCCATGGCGGACAAAGCTTTTTGCATCGTGATCCTGACGGCTTGCATCTCCATTCTGGGTTTTACTATCCTGCCGTCGCTACACAGTGTCATGTTCACGAAGAACACCACGGAATACATAGTGAAGGTGCTGGGTCCGATCAGCATGACTTTATTCTGCACAGTCCAGTACATGTACCTGATCGTAAAAGCAAAACCCTTGGGCCGCTGCGTCCAACACCTTGAAAAGGATTGGGAGATGGTAACGTGCCCGAATCATCGATCCATCATGCTGAAGTATTCGTCGATCAGCAGAAAGCTGATCGTTGTGAGCGTTGTATTTCTCTACTCCGGAGGCATATCATATCACACAGTGAAGCAGTTGATTACGAAGGACACAAGCAGCATAAACATCACCGGGAGATCGTTTGTCTATCCACCCATCAAATTCATCAACCCTCAAGCCAGCCCtaattatgaaattatatttttcgtTCACTGCCTGTCTGGCATGATGCAATACACCATCACGTTGGCTGTATATAGCCTGGCGGCGATCTTTGTGACACACATCTGCGgtcagatacagatacagatatcCCGATTGAATGAACTGATCGAGGGCAACCACGAGAAGAGAGTCTTTTATAACCGTATAGGCACCATCGTTCGGGAGCATGCTGAAGTGTTGAG ATTTTCTAAAGATGTCGAGGAAGCCTTGCGCGAGCTGAACTTGGTAGAGATCGCGGAATCGGCTGTGATTATGTGTATTCTTGAATTCTATTGTATGATGGAATGGCGAAGAAATGATATGATTGCGTTACTCACGTATTTCACGCTGTTAATTTCTTTCACTTTCAATATTATGATATTTTGTTACGTAGGTGAACTACTAACGGAACAG TGTAGCCAAATAGGCTCTGCTTCCTATGATATTGAATGGTATAATTTGCCACCGAGGAGGGCCTACAATCTTATTCTCGTAAACGCGGTATCTCTTGAACCGCCTAAACTCACGGCTGGGAATGTAATAGACTTATCGATAAACACATTTGGATCT GTAGTGAGGACATCattaatttatttgaatctgcTTCGAACCGTCACCGTTTG A
- the LOC143259084 gene encoding uncharacterized protein LOC143259084 isoform X1 has protein sequence MYIRPRTLTTKEPGNSNHASDVNYTLEMSRRLLKAVGLWTLIYHRHSMADKAFCIVILTACISILGFTILPSLHSVMFTKNTTEYIVKVLGPISMTLFCTVQYMYLIVKAKPLGRCVQHLEKDWEMVTCPNHRSIMLKYSSISRKLIVVSVVFLYSGGISYHTVKQLITKDTSSINITGRSFVYPPIKFINPQASPNYEIIFFVHCLSGMMQYTITLAVYSLAAIFVTHICGQIQIQISRLNELIEGNHEKRVFYNRIGTIVREHAEVLRFSKDVEEALRELNLVEIAESAVIMCILEFYCMMEWRRNDMIALLTYFTLLISFTFNIMIFCYVGELLTEQCSQIGSASYDIEWYNLPPRRAYNLILVNAVSLEPPKLTAGNVIDLSINTFGSVRDSILSNIFKIHQDSLESNLFQVVRTSLIYLNLLRTVTV, from the exons ATGTACATTCGACCGCGTACCTTGACGACGAAAGAACCAGGTAACAGCAATCATGCGAGTGATGTGAATTATACGCTGGAGATGAGCCGACGGTTGTTGAAGGCGGTCGGCTTATGGACTCTGATCTACCATCGTCACTCCATGGCGGACAAAGCTTTTTGCATCGTGATCCTGACGGCTTGCATCTCCATTCTGGGTTTTACTATCCTGCCGTCGCTACACAGTGTCATGTTCACGAAGAACACCACGGAATACATAGTGAAGGTGCTGGGTCCGATCAGCATGACTTTATTCTGCACAGTCCAGTACATGTACCTGATCGTAAAAGCAAAACCCTTGGGCCGCTGCGTCCAACACCTTGAAAAGGATTGGGAGATGGTAACGTGCCCGAATCATCGATCCATCATGCTGAAGTATTCGTCGATCAGCAGAAAGCTGATCGTTGTGAGCGTTGTATTTCTCTACTCCGGAGGCATATCATATCACACAGTGAAGCAGTTGATTACGAAGGACACAAGCAGCATAAACATCACCGGGAGATCGTTTGTCTATCCACCCATCAAATTCATCAACCCTCAAGCCAGCCCtaattatgaaattatatttttcgtTCACTGCCTGTCTGGCATGATGCAATACACCATCACGTTGGCTGTATATAGCCTGGCGGCGATCTTTGTGACACACATCTGCGgtcagatacagatacagatatcCCGATTGAATGAACTGATCGAGGGCAACCACGAGAAGAGAGTCTTTTATAACCGTATAGGCACCATCGTTCGGGAGCATGCTGAAGTGTTGAG ATTTTCTAAAGATGTCGAGGAAGCCTTGCGCGAGCTGAACTTGGTAGAGATCGCGGAATCGGCTGTGATTATGTGTATTCTTGAATTCTATTGTATGATGGAATGGCGAAGAAATGATATGATTGCGTTACTCACGTATTTCACGCTGTTAATTTCTTTCACTTTCAATATTATGATATTTTGTTACGTAGGTGAACTACTAACGGAACAG TGTAGCCAAATAGGCTCTGCTTCCTATGATATTGAATGGTATAATTTGCCACCGAGGAGGGCCTACAATCTTATTCTCGTAAACGCGGTATCTCTTGAACCGCCTAAACTCACGGCTGGGAATGTAATAGACTTATCGATAAACACATTTGGATCTGTACGTGATTCTATTCTAAGTAACATTTTCAAAATACATCAAGATTCTTTAGAATCTAATCTTTTCCAGGTAGTGAGGACATCattaatttatttgaatctgcTTCGAACCGTCACCGTTTG A
- the LOC143259084 gene encoding odorant receptor 13a-like isoform X3: MYIRPRTLTTKEPGNSNHASDVNYTLEMSRRLLKAVGLWTLIYHRHSMADKAFCIVILTACISILGFTILPSLHSVMFTKNTTEYIVKVLGPISMTLFCTVQYMYLIVKAKPLGRCVQHLEKDWEMVTCPNHRSIMLKYSSISRKLIVVSVVFLYSGGISYHTVKQLITKDTSSINITGRSFVYPPIKFINPQASPNYEIIFFVHCLSGMMQYTITLAVYSLAAIFVTHICGQIQIQISRLNELIEGNHEKRVFYNRIGTIVREHAEVLRFSKDVEEALRELNLVEIAESAVIMCILEFYCMMEWRRNDMIALLTYFTLLISFTFNIMIFCYVGELLTEQCSQIGSASYDIEWYNLPPRRAYNLILVNAVSLEPPKLTAGNVIDLSINTFGS; the protein is encoded by the exons ATGTACATTCGACCGCGTACCTTGACGACGAAAGAACCAGGTAACAGCAATCATGCGAGTGATGTGAATTATACGCTGGAGATGAGCCGACGGTTGTTGAAGGCGGTCGGCTTATGGACTCTGATCTACCATCGTCACTCCATGGCGGACAAAGCTTTTTGCATCGTGATCCTGACGGCTTGCATCTCCATTCTGGGTTTTACTATCCTGCCGTCGCTACACAGTGTCATGTTCACGAAGAACACCACGGAATACATAGTGAAGGTGCTGGGTCCGATCAGCATGACTTTATTCTGCACAGTCCAGTACATGTACCTGATCGTAAAAGCAAAACCCTTGGGCCGCTGCGTCCAACACCTTGAAAAGGATTGGGAGATGGTAACGTGCCCGAATCATCGATCCATCATGCTGAAGTATTCGTCGATCAGCAGAAAGCTGATCGTTGTGAGCGTTGTATTTCTCTACTCCGGAGGCATATCATATCACACAGTGAAGCAGTTGATTACGAAGGACACAAGCAGCATAAACATCACCGGGAGATCGTTTGTCTATCCACCCATCAAATTCATCAACCCTCAAGCCAGCCCtaattatgaaattatatttttcgtTCACTGCCTGTCTGGCATGATGCAATACACCATCACGTTGGCTGTATATAGCCTGGCGGCGATCTTTGTGACACACATCTGCGgtcagatacagatacagatatcCCGATTGAATGAACTGATCGAGGGCAACCACGAGAAGAGAGTCTTTTATAACCGTATAGGCACCATCGTTCGGGAGCATGCTGAAGTGTTGAG ATTTTCTAAAGATGTCGAGGAAGCCTTGCGCGAGCTGAACTTGGTAGAGATCGCGGAATCGGCTGTGATTATGTGTATTCTTGAATTCTATTGTATGATGGAATGGCGAAGAAATGATATGATTGCGTTACTCACGTATTTCACGCTGTTAATTTCTTTCACTTTCAATATTATGATATTTTGTTACGTAGGTGAACTACTAACGGAACAG TGTAGCCAAATAGGCTCTGCTTCCTATGATATTGAATGGTATAATTTGCCACCGAGGAGGGCCTACAATCTTATTCTCGTAAACGCGGTATCTCTTGAACCGCCTAAACTCACGGCTGGGAATGTAATAGACTTATCGATAAACACATTTGGATCT TGA